In uncultured Cohaesibacter sp., a genomic segment contains:
- the mtaB gene encoding tRNA (N(6)-L-threonylcarbamoyladenosine(37)-C(2))-methylthiotransferase MtaB, with translation MTIKVLTFGCRLNTYESEVMKQQAAEAGLDNTILVNTCAVTSEAVRQARQQIRKAKRENPDARIIVTGCAAQTEAGRFASMEEVDLVIGNEDKLKSESYKAVPNFGVPVEEKIRVNDIMSVRETALHLIDGLEGRTRAFVQIQNGCDHRCTFCIIPFGRGNSRSVAMGPVVEQVAKLVDNAYSEVVLTGVDITSYGADLPGQPKLGTLVKAILKHVPDLPRLRISSIDSIEADPDLMECIANEQRLMPHLHLSLQSGDNMILKRMKRRHNREHTIAFCKEVRALRPDMVFGADIIVGFPTETEEMFRRSLDIVEECDLTHLHVFPYSARPGTPAARMPQLRGPVIRERAARLREVGEAALQRHLQGQIGRNVQLLVEGKGLARTEQFTLTEIAEGESGDIVAARIVNASQRHLMAVGL, from the coding sequence ATGACAATCAAGGTTCTAACCTTCGGATGTCGATTGAATACCTATGAATCCGAAGTGATGAAACAGCAGGCCGCCGAGGCGGGCCTCGATAATACCATTCTGGTCAATACCTGCGCCGTGACAAGCGAAGCGGTGCGACAGGCCCGTCAGCAGATCCGCAAGGCTAAGCGGGAGAATCCCGACGCCCGGATCATCGTGACCGGCTGTGCCGCCCAGACCGAAGCCGGGCGTTTTGCCAGCATGGAAGAGGTGGATCTTGTTATCGGCAACGAGGACAAGCTGAAATCGGAAAGCTACAAGGCAGTGCCGAATTTCGGCGTGCCAGTGGAAGAGAAGATCCGTGTCAATGACATCATGAGCGTGCGCGAAACGGCGCTGCATCTGATTGACGGGCTGGAAGGGCGCACCCGCGCCTTCGTGCAGATCCAGAATGGCTGCGACCATCGCTGCACTTTCTGCATCATCCCCTTCGGGCGCGGCAATTCCCGCTCGGTGGCGATGGGGCCGGTGGTCGAGCAGGTGGCCAAGCTGGTGGATAACGCCTATTCGGAAGTGGTGCTGACAGGGGTGGATATCACCTCCTATGGCGCCGATCTGCCCGGACAGCCAAAATTGGGCACGCTGGTCAAGGCGATCCTCAAGCATGTGCCCGATCTGCCGCGCCTTCGCATTTCATCGATCGATTCCATCGAGGCCGATCCGGACCTGATGGAGTGCATCGCCAATGAACAGCGCCTGATGCCGCATCTGCATCTGTCTCTGCAGTCGGGGGACAATATGATCCTCAAGCGGATGAAGCGGCGGCATAATCGCGAGCATACCATTGCCTTCTGCAAGGAAGTGCGCGCCTTGCGGCCGGACATGGTGTTCGGGGCGGACATCATTGTCGGCTTCCCGACCGAGACCGAAGAGATGTTCCGGCGCAGCCTTGATATTGTCGAGGAATGCGATTTGACCCATCTGCATGTCTTTCCCTATTCGGCCCGGCCCGGCACGCCTGCGGCACGGATGCCGCAATTGCGCGGCCCCGTCATCCGGGAACGCGCGGCGCGGCTGAGAGAGGTGGGCGAGGCGGCCCTGCAACGCCATCTTCAGGGGCAGATCGGACGCAATGTCCAATTGCTCGTTGAGGGCAAGGGGCTTGCCCGAACGGAGCAATTTACGCTTACGGAGATTGCAGAAGGCGAATCTGGTGATATTGTGGCTGCGCGCATCGTGAATGCCAGTCAGCGTCATTTGATGGCGGTTGGTCTTTGA
- the dapF gene encoding diaminopimelate epimerase yields the protein MAPHVQFLKMNGLGNEFIVIDARKTKPQLGADAVRALANHQTGPGCDQFITLENSPAGGDVFMRIHNADGGEVEACGNATRCISRLMMAESGADRAVIETVVGKLIGYRCDDETMVTVDMGVPKFGWKDIPLSEPFEDTRAIELQIGPIDAPVLHSPSVVNVGNPHAIFWVKNDVESYGLEVNGPLLENHMIFPERANISLAQVKNRGEMVLKVWERGVGLTQACGTAACAATVAAARNNMTERKVLVHLPGGDLTIDWREADDHIMMSGGTELEYAGEIDLADLSWRKLPSGSVE from the coding sequence ATGGCCCCGCACGTGCAGTTTTTGAAGATGAATGGTCTTGGCAACGAATTTATCGTGATCGATGCCCGAAAGACCAAGCCCCAGCTTGGGGCCGATGCCGTGCGTGCGCTTGCCAACCATCAGACAGGCCCTGGCTGCGATCAGTTCATCACGCTTGAGAACTCGCCTGCTGGTGGCGATGTCTTCATGCGCATCCACAATGCCGATGGTGGCGAGGTGGAAGCCTGTGGCAATGCGACCCGCTGTATCTCCCGGCTGATGATGGCCGAAAGCGGCGCAGACCGGGCGGTGATCGAAACGGTGGTCGGCAAGCTGATCGGCTATCGCTGTGATGACGAAACCATGGTGACCGTTGACATGGGTGTGCCGAAATTCGGCTGGAAGGACATCCCCCTGTCCGAGCCTTTCGAGGATACCCGCGCCATTGAATTGCAGATCGGGCCGATTGATGCGCCTGTGCTGCATTCGCCCTCGGTGGTCAATGTGGGCAATCCGCACGCCATCTTCTGGGTGAAGAATGATGTCGAAAGCTATGGTCTGGAAGTGAATGGGCCGCTGCTGGAAAATCACATGATCTTTCCCGAGCGCGCCAATATTTCTCTGGCGCAGGTGAAAAATCGCGGCGAGATGGTGCTCAAGGTCTGGGAGCGCGGCGTCGGTCTGACGCAGGCGTGCGGAACGGCTGCCTGTGCGGCCACGGTGGCTGCAGCTCGCAACAATATGACCGAACGCAAGGTGCTGGTGCATCTGCCCGGTGGCGATCTAACGATCGACTGGCGCGAGGCAGACGACCATATCATGATGTCTGGTGGCACCGAACTGGAATATGCCGGTGAGATTGATCTTGCTGATCTCTCCTGGCGCAAGCTGCCGTCCGGTAGCGTGGAGTAA
- the htpG gene encoding molecular chaperone HtpG, translating to MTDQAQTGAAGTETHSFEAEVSRLLHLMVHAVYSNKEIFLRELISNAADACEKLRHEALTNAELTRNDPTFKITLSSDGKAGTLKVVDNGVGMGKEELIDNLGTIARSGTRAFLDQLASNANGEDGSALIGQFGIGFYSAFMVADSVEVISRRAGAEEAWRWSSDGMGSYEIAPASEEDAPVRGTKITLYLKEDEKSFADPVTIRRIVREYSSHVPVPIRLMSYNEEAKAIDEEALTDGSALWIKPKSEITEEQYTEFYQHTAGQFDHPALTIHYRAEGRTEYNVLAFVPEHKPFDLFDPNRKGRMKLYVRRVFITDEANVLPAYLRFVRGVVDSEDIPLNISREMLQDNPILNVISKGVTNRVLSELEKLASKEEEKFASVWEAFGPVIKEGLYEDPERRDQLFKLVRFNSTRGDDRTLKQYVEELKENQTAIYYALGDSKEAILASPQLEGYQARDVEVLLLSDPVDAFWVQTALGFDGKSFKSISQGAADLDLIAKPASEQDEAKSEEEKVKEQGDVAELVSFVKETLGDAVSDVRISSRLATSPVCIVAPDYGPDRQLEKLMRSQKGADAALKPILEVNPEHGLIRMLADQYKAASDKASVADGAHLLLDQALILDGEHPANAALFASRLSKVMMAGLK from the coding sequence ATGACCGATCAAGCGCAAACTGGTGCTGCTGGTACTGAAACCCATTCATTCGAAGCCGAGGTTTCCCGGCTGCTGCATCTGATGGTGCATGCTGTTTATTCCAACAAGGAAATTTTTCTGCGCGAGCTGATCTCCAACGCCGCCGATGCCTGCGAGAAATTGCGCCATGAGGCTCTGACCAATGCAGAGCTGACGCGCAATGATCCCACTTTCAAGATTACCCTTTCTTCCGATGGCAAGGCTGGCACATTGAAAGTTGTCGACAATGGCGTCGGCATGGGCAAGGAAGAGCTGATCGACAATCTGGGCACGATCGCCCGGTCCGGCACCCGCGCTTTTCTTGACCAGCTGGCCAGCAATGCCAATGGTGAAGATGGTTCGGCGCTGATCGGCCAGTTCGGCATCGGTTTCTATTCCGCCTTCATGGTCGCGGACAGCGTCGAGGTCATCTCTCGTCGCGCCGGGGCAGAGGAAGCCTGGCGCTGGTCGTCCGATGGCATGGGCTCCTATGAGATTGCGCCTGCCAGTGAGGAAGACGCGCCGGTGCGCGGCACCAAGATCACCCTCTATCTGAAAGAGGATGAGAAGAGCTTTGCCGATCCGGTGACCATCCGTCGCATCGTGCGCGAATATTCTTCCCACGTGCCGGTGCCGATCCGCCTGATGAGCTATAATGAAGAGGCCAAGGCAATTGACGAGGAAGCGCTGACCGATGGTTCCGCGCTCTGGATCAAGCCGAAATCCGAGATCACCGAAGAGCAATATACCGAATTCTATCAGCATACCGCCGGGCAGTTCGATCATCCGGCGCTGACCATCCATTATCGGGCCGAGGGGCGCACGGAATATAATGTTCTGGCCTTCGTGCCCGAGCATAAACCGTTTGATCTGTTCGATCCGAACCGCAAGGGGCGCATGAAGCTCTATGTCCGGCGCGTCTTCATCACCGATGAAGCTAATGTGCTGCCAGCCTATTTGCGCTTCGTGCGTGGTGTCGTCGACAGCGAGGATATTCCGCTCAATATCTCCCGCGAGATGCTGCAGGACAATCCGATCCTGAATGTGATCTCCAAGGGGGTGACCAATCGTGTGCTCAGCGAACTGGAAAAGCTGGCCAGCAAGGAAGAAGAGAAATTCGCTTCCGTCTGGGAAGCCTTCGGGCCGGTCATCAAGGAAGGGCTTTATGAAGATCCCGAACGCCGCGATCAGCTGTTCAAGCTGGTGCGTTTCAATTCCACCAGAGGCGATGATCGCACGCTCAAGCAATATGTCGAGGAGCTGAAGGAAAACCAGACCGCGATCTATTATGCCCTTGGTGACAGCAAGGAGGCCATATTGGCCAGCCCGCAGCTGGAAGGTTATCAGGCCCGCGATGTTGAAGTGCTGTTGCTCTCCGATCCGGTGGATGCATTCTGGGTGCAGACCGCGCTCGGCTTTGATGGCAAGAGCTTCAAGTCGATCTCGCAAGGGGCGGCAGATCTGGATCTGATCGCAAAACCGGCCTCAGAGCAGGACGAAGCCAAGAGCGAGGAAGAGAAGGTCAAGGAGCAGGGCGATGTGGCCGAGCTGGTGAGCTTCGTTAAAGAAACCCTTGGCGACGCGGTCTCCGACGTGCGCATTTCCTCCCGTCTGGCAACCAGCCCGGTTTGTATCGTTGCGCCGGATTATGGTCCGGACCGGCAGCTGGAAAAGCTGATGCGCAGCCAGAAGGGGGCCGATGCTGCCCTCAAGCCGATATTGGAGGTTAATCCCGAGCATGGCCTCATCCGCATGCTGGCTGATCAGTATAAGGCGGCCAGTGACAAGGCGAGTGTGGCCGATGGTGCCCATCTGCTGCTCGATCAGGCGCTTATTCTGGATGGCGAGCATCCGGCCAATGCGGCCCTGTTTGCGTCCCGCCTCTCCAAGGTGATGATGGCTGGTCTGAAGTGA
- a CDS encoding DUF2794 domain-containing protein produces the protein MRPATTTGHSNQQPRPPQQICFHRMELMNILNVYGRMVAAGEWRDYAIDTLKDRAVFSIFRRTSEMPIYRIEKNPRLARRQGAYSLVSQQGQILKRGHELDSILKLLNQKLLKVVES, from the coding sequence CTGCGTCCGGCGACAACGACAGGCCATTCAAACCAACAGCCCAGACCACCTCAGCAAATCTGTTTCCACCGGATGGAGCTGATGAATATCCTCAATGTTTACGGAAGGATGGTGGCGGCAGGCGAATGGCGTGATTATGCCATTGACACACTGAAGGACCGCGCGGTCTTTTCCATCTTCCGACGAACAAGCGAAATGCCAATCTACCGCATCGAGAAAAATCCAAGGCTCGCCCGCAGGCAAGGGGCCTATAGTCTCGTCTCCCAGCAGGGGCAGATCCTCAAGCGCGGCCATGAGCTGGATTCCATCCTCAAGCTGCTCAATCAGAAACTGCTCAAGGTCGTGGAAAGCTAG
- a CDS encoding Bax inhibitor-1/YccA family protein: MVNDFRQSAHMSGRAAEMARIDQGLRSYMLKVYNYMAIALAVTGVFAYGLFTVAFTADPSQAVAQVRGSLYVTQLGYTLFGSPLKWVVMFAPLAMVMFLSFRIQRMSASTAQMVFWAYAALVGVSLASIFAVYTATSITQVFFITAAAFAGLSLYGYTTPKSLSGWGSFLFMGLIGIIIASIVNIFLASSALAFAVSVIGVLVFAGLTAYDTQQIKEMYFEGDSSEVAGKKAIMGALRLYLDFINLFLMLLQLLGNRD; this comes from the coding sequence ATGGTGAATGACTTCCGTCAAAGCGCGCATATGAGTGGCCGGGCCGCCGAAATGGCGCGCATCGATCAGGGCCTGCGCAGCTACATGCTGAAGGTCTATAACTATATGGCCATTGCGCTGGCAGTGACCGGCGTATTTGCCTATGGCCTTTTTACCGTCGCCTTCACAGCTGATCCGTCTCAGGCCGTCGCTCAGGTGCGTGGCAGCCTCTATGTGACACAGCTTGGCTACACCCTGTTTGGCAGCCCGCTGAAATGGGTCGTCATGTTCGCCCCGCTGGCGATGGTGATGTTCCTGAGCTTCCGCATCCAGCGCATGAGCGCCAGCACCGCGCAGATGGTCTTCTGGGCCTATGCCGCTCTGGTTGGTGTGTCTCTGGCTTCGATTTTCGCCGTCTATACAGCGACCTCCATCACGCAGGTCTTCTTCATCACCGCAGCTGCTTTTGCCGGTCTTAGCCTTTATGGCTACACCACGCCCAAGAGCCTCTCCGGTTGGGGCAGCTTCCTGTTCATGGGTCTGATCGGCATCATCATTGCCTCGATCGTCAATATCTTCCTGGCCTCCAGCGCACTGGCCTTTGCCGTATCGGTAATCGGCGTTCTGGTCTTTGCCGGTCTGACTGCCTATGACACCCAGCAGATCAAGGAAATGTATTTTGAAGGCGACAGCTCTGAAGTTGCTGGCAAAAAAGCCATCATGGGTGCCCTGCGCCTGTATCTGGACTTCATCAACCTGTTCCTGATGCTGCTGCAGCTGCTTGGCAATCGCGACTAA
- a CDS encoding FtsX-like permease family protein, with amino-acid sequence MNHFSSGHGASGAGNSSSLVADRSIWSSLGLAFRFAMREMRGGLRGFYIFLACIALGVAAIGGVGSASKALTDGLNEQGRQILGGDLSLSAIHTPATDEQLSYLGQWGELGQVASLRAMARTLDASDQLLIDIKAVDGNYPMVGQLVTSHGKALAPGSILVDPLLLDRLDLSVGDALVIGVKQFTIADSIAKEPDALASGIAFGPRVIMGLDDLDATDLLQPGVIVRWITRLKMAGTPSLSRIDAVIEQIRETFPDAGWRIRSRANAAEGLARNIDRFAAFLVLVGLASLITGGVGIANAVRAFIAARQTTIASYKCLGAPSWLIVGIYLMQILIITFIGIAIGLVLASLVPLVLKAVIPDNLPLSSSMFHPWQLGKAALFGLLAALLFSMRPLLRTRAIPATALFRDQIAPVKYRASWRDWLIVLALGALLVGLVLATAEVLYVAAGFLVGMVIVFALLRLVAFIIMKLAARLPRFHNVVPRLAIANLHRPGALTPSVALSLGLGLSLLVTLVLIDLNLQQQLTGNLQQKAPNFFFVNIQNSEVEQFEAELERLAPEGTHQRVPMLRGRLVTLKGIAARDYEVPEDAEWVLRGDRGITYSARLPENSTLVEGDWWPEDYAGEPLVSFDAQLASEMGLAIGDSLEVNVLGRTISARIANLRQVEWQSLAINFVMVFSPNTFAGAPHAHLATLTLDPEGKDSPEETERRESAIMKATVQAFPAVTSVRVGDALDAVNDLVRQLAWGMRAASSLAIIASILVLAGALAAGQRERIYDAVILKTLGATRGKVLQAYSLEYCLLGVITALFALLIGHVAAYLVLTQVMDMPFSWQPLVSALVVLLAMLVTILLGLIGTWSSLNRKPAQILRNG; translated from the coding sequence ATGAATCACTTCTCTTCAGGGCACGGCGCCAGCGGGGCTGGCAATTCCTCCTCTCTTGTGGCAGATCGTTCGATCTGGTCTTCACTCGGCCTTGCCTTTCGTTTTGCCATGCGCGAGATGCGCGGTGGATTGCGCGGCTTTTACATTTTTCTGGCCTGCATTGCCCTCGGTGTTGCCGCGATCGGTGGCGTCGGCTCTGCTTCCAAGGCCCTGACCGATGGGCTTAACGAACAGGGGCGGCAGATTCTGGGTGGCGACCTTTCCCTCTCGGCCATCCATACGCCTGCAACTGATGAGCAGCTCTCCTATCTTGGCCAATGGGGGGAACTGGGGCAGGTGGCCAGCCTTAGGGCAATGGCCCGCACCCTTGATGCATCGGATCAGTTGCTGATCGATATCAAGGCGGTCGATGGCAATTATCCCATGGTGGGGCAGTTGGTGACGAGCCACGGCAAGGCGCTTGCTCCGGGCTCTATTCTGGTTGATCCGCTGCTGCTGGATCGCCTCGATCTCTCCGTTGGTGATGCGCTTGTCATCGGGGTCAAGCAATTCACCATCGCCGACAGCATTGCCAAAGAGCCCGATGCGCTGGCCTCGGGCATTGCCTTCGGGCCACGGGTGATCATGGGGCTTGATGATCTTGACGCGACCGATCTGTTGCAGCCGGGTGTCATCGTACGCTGGATCACGCGCCTGAAGATGGCGGGAACGCCGTCTCTTTCGAGAATTGATGCCGTGATCGAGCAGATAAGGGAGACCTTTCCCGATGCCGGCTGGCGTATCCGTTCGCGGGCTAATGCGGCCGAAGGGCTGGCGCGCAATATCGACCGCTTTGCGGCCTTTCTGGTGCTGGTGGGGCTTGCCTCGCTGATCACCGGCGGGGTTGGCATTGCCAATGCGGTGCGTGCCTTCATCGCGGCACGGCAGACCACGATTGCCAGCTATAAATGCCTTGGTGCGCCGAGCTGGCTGATAGTCGGCATCTATCTCATGCAGATCCTGATCATCACATTCATCGGGATAGCCATCGGTCTTGTCCTTGCCAGCCTTGTGCCCCTTGTCCTCAAGGCGGTGATTCCAGACAATCTGCCGCTTTCCTCTTCAATGTTCCATCCCTGGCAACTGGGCAAGGCGGCCCTGTTCGGGCTGCTGGCGGCGTTGCTCTTTTCCATGCGGCCGCTGTTGCGCACCCGCGCCATTCCGGCGACGGCGCTGTTTCGCGATCAGATCGCACCGGTCAAATATCGCGCCAGCTGGCGTGACTGGCTGATTGTTCTGGCGCTCGGGGCCTTGCTGGTCGGGCTGGTTCTGGCCACGGCAGAGGTGCTCTATGTGGCTGCGGGCTTCCTTGTCGGCATGGTGATTGTGTTTGCGCTGTTGCGGCTGGTGGCCTTCATCATCATGAAGCTGGCGGCCCGGCTGCCGCGCTTTCACAATGTGGTGCCGCGGCTAGCCATTGCCAATCTGCATCGGCCCGGCGCGCTCACGCCTTCGGTTGCCCTGTCGCTGGGGCTCGGGCTCAGTCTGCTGGTTACCCTAGTGCTCATCGATCTCAATCTGCAACAACAATTGACAGGCAATTTGCAGCAGAAGGCCCCCAATTTCTTCTTCGTCAATATCCAGAATTCCGAGGTCGAGCAGTTCGAAGCCGAGCTTGAGCGGCTGGCACCGGAAGGGACGCATCAGCGCGTGCCGATGCTGCGCGGTCGGCTCGTGACGCTGAAGGGCATTGCCGCCAGAGATTATGAGGTTCCCGAAGATGCGGAATGGGTGTTGCGCGGGGACCGCGGCATCACCTATTCGGCCCGCTTGCCGGAAAATTCCACACTGGTCGAAGGCGACTGGTGGCCCGAGGATTATGCAGGCGAGCCATTGGTTTCCTTTGACGCGCAATTGGCAAGCGAGATGGGGCTGGCGATTGGCGACTCTCTGGAAGTGAATGTGCTGGGGCGGACCATTTCGGCCCGGATCGCCAATCTGCGGCAGGTCGAATGGCAATCGCTGGCGATCAATTTCGTCATGGTCTTTTCGCCAAACACATTTGCCGGTGCGCCACATGCCCATTTGGCGACCCTGACCCTCGATCCCGAGGGTAAAGACAGCCCCGAGGAAACGGAAAGACGTGAATCTGCGATCATGAAGGCCACCGTGCAGGCATTTCCGGCGGTGACGAGCGTTCGGGTTGGCGATGCGCTTGACGCGGTCAATGATCTGGTGCGCCAGCTGGCTTGGGGCATGCGGGCGGCTTCCTCGCTTGCCATCATCGCGTCCATTCTGGTGCTGGCCGGGGCGCTGGCTGCCGGGCAGAGAGAGCGCATCTATGATGCGGTGATCCTGAAGACGCTCGGTGCCACAAGAGGCAAGGTGCTTCAGGCCTATTCTCTGGAATATTGTCTGCTGGGCGTGATTACGGCGCTGTTTGCGCTGCTCATCGGGCATGTGGCAGCCTATCTGGTGTTGACGCAAGTGATGGACATGCCCTTCTCCTGGCAGCCGCTGGTCTCGGCCCTTGTGGTGCTGCTTGCCATGCTTGTGACAATTTTACTTGGTTTGATCGGCACATGGTCAAGTCTTAACCGCAAACCGGCGCAGATCTTGCGTAATGGTTAA
- a CDS encoding ABC transporter ATP-binding protein: protein MISLHDVFLSLGAGHSRVDILRGIDLEIEGGHSVGLVGPSGSGKSTLLMVMAGLEQADRGKVLVEGSDLSQMDEDTLARFRGTRIGIIFQSFHLVPTMTALENTAIPLELAGRRDAFDVARAELEAVGLGHRTHHYPAELSGGEQQRVAIARALAPRPSILIADEPTGNLDSETGQEISDLMFRLHKERGMTLMLVTHDPRLADRCERVVRLKSGQLVETPHDDAHPAQ, encoded by the coding sequence ATCATCTCTCTTCATGATGTATTTCTCAGTCTGGGGGCAGGGCATTCGCGGGTGGATATTCTGCGCGGCATTGATCTGGAGATTGAGGGCGGGCATTCGGTGGGGCTGGTCGGGCCGTCCGGGTCGGGCAAATCCACTCTGCTGATGGTGATGGCTGGTCTGGAACAGGCTGACCGGGGCAAGGTGCTGGTCGAGGGAAGCGATCTCTCGCAAATGGATGAAGACACTTTGGCGCGGTTTCGCGGCACCCGCATCGGCATCATCTTCCAGTCTTTCCATCTGGTGCCCACCATGACGGCGCTTGAAAATACCGCCATTCCGCTGGAGCTTGCCGGTCGGCGCGATGCCTTTGACGTGGCAAGGGCCGAGCTGGAAGCTGTGGGGCTGGGGCATCGCACCCATCATTATCCGGCCGAGCTCTCCGGGGGTGAACAGCAGCGCGTGGCGATTGCCCGCGCGCTGGCGCCAAGGCCCTCGATCCTGATTGCCGATGAACCGACGGGCAATCTGGATTCGGAAACGGGGCAGGAAATTTCCGATCTGATGTTCCGGCTGCACAAGGAACGCGGCATGACCCTGATGCTGGTGACCCATGATCCGCGTCTGGCCGATCGCTGCGAGCGTGTGGTGCGGCTCAAGTCGGGCCAACTGGTCGAGACCCCTCATGATGACGCCCATCCGGCGCAATAG
- a CDS encoding arylesterase, with amino-acid sequence MTSARADSSIRILAFGDSLSAGYQLPAGTGFTDQLEKQLRQSGLDVEVINAAVSGDTTASGLSRLDWSTPDDVDLVLLELGANDALQGLPVEKAKANLAAMIEKFQQKGIRVLLLGMRAPPNMGPDYSRAFDAIYPDLANRYQIPLYPFFLEDVAAQPQLNLQDGIHPNREGIEIIVRKIVPFMTNILNPPN; translated from the coding sequence ATGACCTCAGCAAGAGCCGATAGCTCCATCAGAATCCTCGCCTTTGGCGACTCTCTTTCGGCCGGTTATCAATTGCCCGCCGGGACAGGCTTCACCGATCAGCTGGAAAAGCAGCTCAGGCAGAGCGGCCTTGATGTTGAGGTGATCAACGCCGCCGTTTCAGGCGACACCACCGCTTCGGGCCTGTCGCGTCTTGACTGGTCAACGCCCGATGACGTCGATCTGGTACTGCTCGAACTGGGAGCCAATGATGCCCTGCAAGGCCTCCCCGTTGAGAAGGCCAAGGCCAATCTGGCTGCCATGATCGAGAAATTCCAGCAAAAGGGCATCCGGGTGTTGTTGCTGGGCATGCGCGCTCCCCCCAATATGGGCCCGGACTATAGCCGCGCCTTTGATGCCATTTACCCCGACCTTGCCAACCGATACCAAATACCGCTATATCCCTTCTTCCTGGAAGACGTGGCGGCACAGCCACAGCTGAATTTGCAGGACGGCATTCATCCAAACCGGGAGGGCATCGAAATCATCGTCAGGAAGATCGTGCCCTTCATGACCAACATATTGAACCCACCCAACTGA
- a CDS encoding aldo/keto reductase, whose product MEMRKLGRTDLEVSSLCLGTMTWGEQNTKAEAYEQMDYAIEQGINFLDVAELYPVPSRAATQGRTEEIIGDWMQDRANRSDIILATKVIGRSMSNWFRDGEIEPRLNRAQIFEAVDKSLKRLKTDYIDLYQIHWPDRKVSQFGANPVIYSHPEPAEDETPIAETLAAMDELVKAGKVRHVGLSNETGWGTMNYLHAAEKGTGPRVVSIQNAYSLLNRTFEINLAEIAMREQVGLLAYSSLGQGTITGKYLDGKQPEGARMTLFKNFGGRYQTLGAEPAIRGYLKVAEDFGVDVAQMALAFVRTRGFTTSVILGATKLEQLKTDIAAHDFQLTDEMEEAINKVHLLHSNPCP is encoded by the coding sequence ATGGAAATGAGAAAACTGGGTCGTACAGACCTCGAAGTGAGCAGCCTTTGCCTTGGCACCATGACCTGGGGCGAGCAGAACACCAAGGCCGAAGCCTATGAACAGATGGATTATGCCATCGAACAAGGCATCAACTTTCTCGATGTTGCCGAGCTTTATCCCGTTCCGAGCCGGGCAGCAACCCAAGGCCGCACCGAAGAAATCATTGGCGACTGGATGCAGGATCGCGCCAACCGCTCCGACATCATCCTTGCCACCAAGGTCATCGGCCGCTCCATGAGCAACTGGTTCCGCGATGGCGAAATCGAACCGCGCCTCAACCGCGCCCAGATCTTTGAAGCCGTCGACAAGAGCCTTAAACGCCTCAAGACCGACTATATCGATCTCTATCAGATCCATTGGCCGGATCGTAAGGTTTCCCAGTTCGGTGCCAACCCTGTCATCTATTCCCATCCGGAACCGGCAGAAGATGAAACCCCGATCGCAGAAACGCTCGCCGCGATGGACGAACTGGTCAAGGCTGGCAAGGTTCGCCATGTTGGCCTGTCCAACGAGACCGGCTGGGGCACGATGAATTATCTTCACGCCGCCGAGAAGGGCACCGGCCCGCGCGTTGTGTCCATCCAGAATGCCTATAGCCTTCTCAACCGCACCTTCGAAATCAACCTTGCCGAAATCGCCATGCGTGAACAGGTCGGCCTGCTGGCCTATTCTTCCCTCGGACAGGGAACGATCACCGGCAAATATCTTGATGGCAAGCAGCCTGAAGGTGCCCGCATGACCCTTTTCAAGAATTTCGGCGGTCGCTATCAGACTCTGGGTGCCGAACCGGCCATTCGCGGCTATCTCAAGGTGGCCGAGGATTTCGGCGTCGATGTTGCCCAGATGGCTCTCGCCTTCGTGCGCACGCGCGGCTTCACCACCTCGGTCATTCTGGGTGCAACCAAGCTGGAACAGCTCAAGACCGACATCGCGGCCCATGATTTCCAGCTGACCGATGAAATGGAAGAAGCCATCAACAAGGTGCATCTGCTGCATTCCAATCCTTGCCCATGA
- the thpR gene encoding RNA 2',3'-cyclic phosphodiesterase: MMPRLFAGLEIPHDITTMLSLQKGGLYGARWVDEANYHITLRFMGDVDYALANEIVFQMSQIQCPEFELSLRGFGSFGSKKPHSVFAAVQNNEDLLLLHQELERRMRKLGLKSDKHDYTPHVTLARLKKTAEPIDVANYLMLRGGFRTEQFRVPRFVLYSSRDSIGGGPYVIEEAFDLL, encoded by the coding sequence ATGATGCCACGCCTATTTGCCGGTCTGGAAATCCCCCACGACATCACGACCATGTTGTCTCTGCAAAAGGGTGGCCTTTATGGTGCCCGTTGGGTGGATGAAGCCAATTACCACATCACGCTGCGCTTCATGGGTGACGTGGATTACGCTCTGGCCAATGAAATTGTCTTTCAGATGTCCCAGATCCAGTGTCCCGAATTTGAACTTTCCCTGCGCGGCTTCGGCTCTTTCGGATCAAAGAAGCCCCATTCGGTCTTTGCCGCTGTTCAGAATAACGAGGATCTGCTGCTGCTGCATCAGGAACTGGAACGGCGCATGCGCAAGCTCGGTCTGAAATCCGACAAGCATGACTATACGCCCCATGTAACGCTGGCGCGGCTGAAGAAAACCGCAGAGCCGATCGACGTCGCCAATTATCTGATGCTCAGAGGCGGCTTCCGCACCGAACAATTCAGGGTCCCGCGCTTTGTGCTCTATTCCTCCCGTGACAGCATCGGCGGCGGACCT